A genomic region of Scomber japonicus isolate fScoJap1 chromosome 5, fScoJap1.pri, whole genome shotgun sequence contains the following coding sequences:
- the kcnj11 gene encoding ATP-sensitive inward rectifier potassium channel 11 isoform X2, with protein sequence MLSRKGLIPDDYVLTRLAEDVQPPKFKAKPRKARFVAKNGTCNVAHTNIREQGRFLQDVFTTLVDLKWLHTLIIFTMSFLCSWLLFGMIWWLVAFAHGDLDQNGDDFIPCVTDIHSFSSAFLFSIEVQVTIGFGGRMITEECVSAIIILIVQNIVGLVINAIMLGCIFMKTAQANRRAETLIFSKHAVISVRNNKLCFMVRIGDLRKSMIISATVRMQVVRRTTTEEGEMVPLDQIDIHMDNPVGTNGIFLVSPLIICHVIDKDSPLYQLSSTDLQHEDIEVIVVLEGVVETTGITTQARTSYVSEEILWGQRFVPTVSEEDGMYAVDYSKFGNTMKVPTPCCSAKKLDERRGHSPYFVGKISSSVTSF encoded by the exons ATGTTGTCCAGGAAAGGACTCATTCCTGATGATTACGTGCTAACACGTTTGGCTGAGGATGTGCAGCCGCCCAAATTCAAGGCGAAACCGAGGAAAGCCCGGTTTGTCGCCAAGAACGGCACCTGCAATGTGGCGCACACTAACATCCGAGAACAGGGCCGTTTCTTGCAGGACGTCTTCACCACTCTGGTGGATTTAAAATGGCTTCACACGCTCATCATTTTCACCATGTCTTTCCTGTGCAGCTGGCTCCTTTTCGGGATGATCTGGTGGCTTGTCGCCTTTGCGCACGGCGATTTGGACCAGAATGGAGACGACTTTATCCCGTGCGTAACGGACATTCACTCCTTCTCTTCCGCTTTTCTCTTCTCCATAGAGGTCCAGGTGACCATCGGCTTCGGGGGACGGATGATCACGGAGGAGTGCGTCTCCGCTATCATCATCCTGATCGTGCAGAACATCGTCGGGCTGGTCATAAACGCCATAATGCTCGGCTGCATCTTCATGAAAACTGCGCAGGCGAACCGGCGCGCAGAGACTCTCATTTTCAGCAAGCACGCCGTCATCTCCGTCCGAAACAACAAACTCTGCTTCATGGTGCGCATCGGGGACCTGAGGAAAAGCATGATCATCAGCGCCACCGTCCGGATGCAGGTGGTAAGGAGAACCACCAccgaggagggagagatggtgCCTCTGGACCAGATCGACATCCACATGGATAACCCGGTGGGCACAAACGGTATTTTCCTGGTGTCCCCACTCATCATCTGCCACGTGATCGACAAAGACAGCCCTCTGTATCAGCTCTCCTCCACCGACCTGCAGCACGAGGACATCGAGGTGATCGTGGTGCTGGAGGGGGTTGTAGAGACCACTGGCATCACCACGCAGGCCAGGACCTCCTATGTGTCAGAGGAGATCCTGTGGGGGCAGCGCTTCGTGCCTACCGTGTCCGAGGAGGACGGCATGTACGCGGTGGACTACTCCAAGTTCGGCAATACTATGAAGGTGCCGACACCTTGCTGTAGCGCCAAGAAACTGGATGAA aggaggggaCACTCACCATATTTTGTAGGAAAGATTTCCTCGTCTGTGACCAGTTTCTGA
- the kcnj11 gene encoding ATP-sensitive inward rectifier potassium channel 11 isoform X1 — MLSRKGLIPDDYVLTRLAEDVQPPKFKAKPRKARFVAKNGTCNVAHTNIREQGRFLQDVFTTLVDLKWLHTLIIFTMSFLCSWLLFGMIWWLVAFAHGDLDQNGDDFIPCVTDIHSFSSAFLFSIEVQVTIGFGGRMITEECVSAIIILIVQNIVGLVINAIMLGCIFMKTAQANRRAETLIFSKHAVISVRNNKLCFMVRIGDLRKSMIISATVRMQVVRRTTTEEGEMVPLDQIDIHMDNPVGTNGIFLVSPLIICHVIDKDSPLYQLSSTDLQHEDIEVIVVLEGVVETTGITTQARTSYVSEEILWGQRFVPTVSEEDGMYAVDYSKFGNTMKVPTPCCSAKKLDEVGGIALFKMNEGVTLRTSVRRRRTVARRSRLES; from the coding sequence ATGTTGTCCAGGAAAGGACTCATTCCTGATGATTACGTGCTAACACGTTTGGCTGAGGATGTGCAGCCGCCCAAATTCAAGGCGAAACCGAGGAAAGCCCGGTTTGTCGCCAAGAACGGCACCTGCAATGTGGCGCACACTAACATCCGAGAACAGGGCCGTTTCTTGCAGGACGTCTTCACCACTCTGGTGGATTTAAAATGGCTTCACACGCTCATCATTTTCACCATGTCTTTCCTGTGCAGCTGGCTCCTTTTCGGGATGATCTGGTGGCTTGTCGCCTTTGCGCACGGCGATTTGGACCAGAATGGAGACGACTTTATCCCGTGCGTAACGGACATTCACTCCTTCTCTTCCGCTTTTCTCTTCTCCATAGAGGTCCAGGTGACCATCGGCTTCGGGGGACGGATGATCACGGAGGAGTGCGTCTCCGCTATCATCATCCTGATCGTGCAGAACATCGTCGGGCTGGTCATAAACGCCATAATGCTCGGCTGCATCTTCATGAAAACTGCGCAGGCGAACCGGCGCGCAGAGACTCTCATTTTCAGCAAGCACGCCGTCATCTCCGTCCGAAACAACAAACTCTGCTTCATGGTGCGCATCGGGGACCTGAGGAAAAGCATGATCATCAGCGCCACCGTCCGGATGCAGGTGGTAAGGAGAACCACCAccgaggagggagagatggtgCCTCTGGACCAGATCGACATCCACATGGATAACCCGGTGGGCACAAACGGTATTTTCCTGGTGTCCCCACTCATCATCTGCCACGTGATCGACAAAGACAGCCCTCTGTATCAGCTCTCCTCCACCGACCTGCAGCACGAGGACATCGAGGTGATCGTGGTGCTGGAGGGGGTTGTAGAGACCACTGGCATCACCACGCAGGCCAGGACCTCCTATGTGTCAGAGGAGATCCTGTGGGGGCAGCGCTTCGTGCCTACCGTGTCCGAGGAGGACGGCATGTACGCGGTGGACTACTCCAAGTTCGGCAATACTATGAAGGTGCCGACACCTTGCTGTAGCGCCAAGAAACTGGATGAAGTGGGGGGCATCGCTCTGTTTAAGATGAACGAGGGCGTCACCTTGCGGACGTCTGTGAGAAGGCGGCGCACAGTGGCCCGGCGGTCCAGGCTAGAGAGTTAG